GGCAGTACGTTCATAAAAGCATACTTATCTGCATCAGGTTTTGGAGACTGTTCTCTTTTCGGAGGAGCTTCGTTACGGATAGTGTAAGTATCTGACCAAACTACATAGTCTCCCAAACCTAATAAGTTTTGATAGGTACGAAATGAAGTGCTATGCATTTGCTTAAACTTATTATAAAACTCAGGGCTAATTTGATCTTCATCTATCAGGCGATGTGAGGGAGACCAGGTACCTGTAGCTTTGCTGGAGGTAATATTCGGTGCCATTTCTTTGGTGTAAATTGAAACCTCATAGCCTCTAAACTGTAGCATACGAGCAGTGGTAAGTCCTATAACGCCACTTCCAATTACAGCTACCTTTTTAGTGCTGCTGCTCGCGACCAAATCTGCGGCTAGCTCAGCAGAACCCCAGGAAAGTGACCAGCCACTGCCCCCGTGCCCATAATTGTGTATCAGGGTTTTATTTCCTAATTCCTCCTTTTCTATTCGCGGACCCAGGCTACGGTAAGGGCGTAAACCTACTGTTTGTTTAATCACTCTGTCTAAAGAGACTCTTAATTTAGGCAGGTAACGAGACGAGTTCATGATGTTCAACTGCTTTTCGGCAATCTTCATATAAGCAGGAGTACAGGCTACAGCTCCTGTACCCAGAGCTAATAATGATGTGTTTTTTATAAACGATCGTCTGTCCATAGCTAGGTGTAGGAATATATATGTGATATTTTATTTTGTAATTATATTAAATAACAGAATAAAAAGTAATTAATAGTAGATTTATTAAGTATTAACATGAAGCGATCAGAAATTTAAGCGAGGCTGGATTAAAGCTGGTATTCTCCGTAAACTTGTAAATATCATCTAACCCTCTTATCGTGATACAAAAAAAGCCTCTCTTCTCCTTTGGCGTTATTGCTGATGTTCAATATTGCAGTTGTGAGCCGGCGGGAGTTCGCTACTATCGCAAATCTGTACAGAAGCTGAATGAGTGTCTGCAAGAGTTAAATCAGCATTCTCTGAGTTTTATACTGGATATGGGTGACCTGATTGACCGGGATTATAGCAGCTTTGATGATATTCTGGAAGTGTATGACCAAGCTAAAACCAGAGTGTACCGAAGCCTGGGTAATCACGACTTTGATGTCTCTGATGCGGATAAAACAAAGGTGAGTGCCCGCCTGGGTATGGACAAAGCAGCGTATTATGATTTTACTTATCTGGGTTGGCGGTTTATTATGCTCAATGGTAATGAGGTGTCTACTTATGCTCACCCTGCAGGAAGCGTAGAAGCACAGGAGGCAGAACAGAAGTTAGCACAACTAAAAAAGCAAAATGCTCCAAATGCCCAAAGCTGGAATGGTGGTATTAGTGAGCAACAGCTTAAGTGGTTAGCGCTTAAACTAGAAGAGGCGAGCCAGCAAATGCAGAAAATCATTGTTTGCTGTCATTTTCCGGCCTACCCAAAAGATCCGCATAACTTATGGAACGATACAGAAGTACAGCAACTACTGAGCGATACGCCCCAGGTGGTAGCTTACTTCAATGGACATAACCATGGCGGAAACTATGCACAAAAAGATCATGTGCACTATTTAAATTTTAAAGGCATGGTAGATACTGCTTCGGAAAATACTTTTGCCATAGCAGATGTGTATCCTGATTATCTGAATATCAGAGGATTTGGGCGCGAAGATAGCAGGCAGCTAAAATTTTCCTGAAGCTATGAATATCTCTCTGGAGCAGACACTAAAAACCTGGGACGGTAAAAGAACAGAACTGCTACAGCATTACTACCGGGAATATGGCTGTGATGAGGAGGGCAAATTTCTGGTTCAACTCATCAAAGATCCAACCTATCAAAAGGGAGCAAGCTGGTTGCTTAAGCATCACCTTGAGCAAAAAGGTAAGATAAGCGCTCAAGTGCAACAAGAACTGACAAAACAGTTAAAAGCACTAGACCTGTGGGAAGCCCGCCTTCATCTTTTGCAAATCATACCCTTGATAAAGATACTGCCTTCTACTCTATTGGCCTGGGAGGATTTTGTAAGGGCAAATCTGGATGCTGATAATAAATTTATAAGAGCCTGGGCCTTACATGGACTATTTGAACTCTCTCTACTACGTCCGGAATTACAGCAGGAGGTGCAGTTTCTGTGCGACAAAGCATTGCAGCATGAAGCTGCTTCAGTGCAGGCACGTGTGAGAAAAATTGTAGAAAAGTTGCAGAAGCTAAACGGTAAATAGAAAAATAGCTGAAAGGGAAAAGCATAGATATAAATTGATGAGGACGTAAGGCCCTGAATTAATTGGGGTAAGTTGAGTATGAACTCAATAAATGGCGAAATTTTTTTGTATTTTATACCAAGGGTAAAGTTCATACTAAAGAGGGTAGGCCTATGCGTTTTTTCATCTTGACTACATGCTGGTTTTTATGTTATTCTCTAAACATTTTTGCTCAAAATGAAGGGCGGGTGATATGGGGCATAGTCAAAGAGCTTCCCACATATCAGGCGGTTCCTATTGTTAATATTCAGGGAGGAATTAAGGGCGCTTATACCAATGTGGAAGGCGAATTTTCTTTACGTGTTATTGAGGGCGATACGCTCAGTGTTACCCATATCAATTACTACCCCCTCAGGCTGATATTAAATGAGGAGGATGAAGATACAATACAGATATTTCTTTTTGCTCGGGAAAATACCTTAAAAGAACTGGTCATTAGAGGGCTACCCTCAGAAGAAAAGTTTGTCAACGATCTGTTAGAGCATCGGGGCCAAAAGACGAGCCAAGAACTATTGTCTGAAAAAAATACGAGCTTAGCCCATGCCTATTTTCTTATCGGGTATGTACCGGAAATGGATGGAGTAGACAATCATAAGTGGTATGTGGCCGGTCCCCGAATGGTTACATTCTTTTCCAGCGGGCCATCTAAAGGTATTTTAAGAGCATTTAAAAACATAGATAAAGATTATGCTTCTCCTACATTGAAACTATACAGCAGCAGGCTCTCTCAAGTAAGCGTATCCAGATTTACTACAGACTCGCTTCATCGCTCTGAGAGTCAGGGTATCTTTCTCACCAAAGACAAATAGCTATCATTTTATCACCCAGATGTCGTGATTTTTAGTCTTGTGCCTAATCTCATTGAGCAGAAATTCGTCATACCCATATATGTTCTATTCGCTAAATATCATTTATCTCATAAGCATGCTATCCTTTTTAGCTTGTAGCAGAGCAAAGGAGAATTCGGGTATTGTAAATAGTGAACATGCTTCTTCAGAAGTAGTGGAAGTTATACGAAATGGTTTAAGTTTTAACTATCAGAGTTGTGGAGAGGGAGATACTACACTTTTGTTAGTTCATGGTTGGTGTATAGATCAATCATACTGGTCCTCTCAGATAGAGGCTTTTTGCGGAGAGTACAAAGTAGTAAGTATGGAACTGGCCGGATTTAGTACTATTCAAGAAGCTCGTAAGTCCTGGACTATAGAAGAATATGGGCAGGATGTAATAGCCCTGATAGATTACTTAGCGCTTGAGCATGTGGTTTTAGTTGGGCATTCTATGGGTGGAGACATAATTCTGGAAGCTGCACTAGTTCGCCCTGAAGAAATAATTGGTTTTGTTGGAGTAGGTAACTTTAAAGATGTTGGAGAGGCGTATAGCGAAGAGGATCAGGAAGAGATAGCCCGGTTTTTAGAGATGTTAGAGAAAGACTTTGTAAACGTAGCTCCTGCATAGGCACAAAATGTACTTTTTCATACTAATACAAATAGTAGTATAGTAAGACAAGTTAAGCAGGACTTTGCCTGAGCTAATCCCGAAGTAGCAGTGAACAGCTTGAAATAACTCTTTACTTATGGGCTACTGGAGCCGGAGAAACTCAGTAAGCTAAAAGAAAAAGTCTACCTGATTAACAGCGATGTTACCCCGTCCAGAAGAAGTGAGCTGGAGGCCAGTGGTGTGGCTTATGAGGTTATAGATATACATGCTACCGGGCATTATCCTATGGTAGAGAAGCCAGAGGAGTTCAACCGTTTATTGCGTCAGGTGTTGGCAGCGATGGGAGCAAATTAAAAAGGTCAGAACAACAAATAATTAACAGAAAGCTTTATCGAAGCTTATATAAAAATGTTAGCTTTGTACCATTATGGAAATGTTCGCACACACCCTCTAATTCAGGGAGATACTCCTCCCATTCTTATTTAGCTTGAGGCTACTAACACCAGTTAGTACAGGCTACGATTGTCTTTTCTTTTTTTGCTTTCAATCAGAAGGATTTACCAAGGTTTTTATTTCAGCCATATGGCTTATTGTTACGCTATGTAAAATGAATTCATGCGGATAACAAAATTACTTTATCATTTTAGACATGCCCTACAGGGCGATTATGACAACTACACTGCCGGAAGTATACGGCAGGCTATCTTTTATCTGGCGGTACCCATGATTCTGGAGATGATTATGGAGTCACTCTTTGCTATAGTAGATATCTTTTTTGTGGGTAAACTAGGCGTTAATGCTGTAGCTACCGTAGGGCTGACAGAGTCTGTAGTAACCATTGTTTACTCTATAGGGGTGGGTTTTAGCATGGCCGCCACCGCCGTAATTTCGCGTAGGGTAGGAGAGAAGCGTCTGGATAAGGCCGCTGCGGCAGCCTTTCAGGTAATCGTACTGGGAGCCATATTTTCGCTTACCATCAGCATATCAGGCTACATATATGGAGGCACAGTTTTAGAACTTATGGGAGCCAGCCCCGCCGTGCTCAGTGAGGGCACCAGATATACGCAGATTATTTTTGCCGGTAACATCAGTATAATGCTGCTGTTTATTATCAATGGTGCTTTTCGGGGGGCTGGAAATGCAGCCATAGCCATGCGTACCCTCTGGTTGGCCAATGGTATCAACATTGTACTTGACCCACTCCTTATCTTTGGTATAGGTAACATACCTGGTATGGGTATAGAAGGTGCGGCCTGGGCAACTACCATAGGCAGAAGTATAGGTGTGTTGTTTCAGCTATACCATCTGGTAAAAGGTAGTACACGTATAAATATTACTGCTCAGGCAGTGAAACTTCGGTGGAACACAGTAAAAAATATCATCAAGATTTCTTCTGGTGGTATGGGGCAGTTTTTGATTGACTCGGCCAGCTGGATATTTCTGACAAGAATTGTGTCAGAGTTTGGTAGCGTAGCACTGGCAGGTTATACCATTGCCTTCCGTGTCGTAATGTTTACCTTACTTCCTGCCTGGGGACTATCTAATGCTGCGGCCACCATGGTAGGGCAAAACCTGGGAGCTAAACTTCCTGAGCGAGCCGAGAAATCGGTCTGGTACACAGCACGCTACAATGTTTATTTTCTAGGGTTTGTATCCGTACTGTTTTTATTTACCGCAGATATATTCGTAAGCTGGTTCTCTGCGGATGAAGCGGTGGTAGCAGCAGGCGCTACTGCTTTAAAGATTTTCTGCCTGGGCTATATCTTTTTCGCCTTTGGTATGGTGATCGTGCAGGCTTTTAATGGAGCAGGAGATACTCGTACCCCTACCATTATTAATCTGGGGGTACTCTGGGTCTTTCAGTTGCCGCTTTCTTACCTTTTGGCCATACAGTATAACCTGGGAGAAATGGGGGTGTTTATAACCATTGCTATCAGTCACTCACTGCATGCGCTGGTAAGCCTCTGGGTATTTAGAAAGGGCAAATGGAAGAATATGAAAGTTTAGGCAGAAGCCTAAACTTTCCCTGATTCAGCAAAACCTAAAGGAGAGAGCAGTATATGTTGAGATGCGGTATGCAAGTCGCGCCAGCAGCGGTTAAGCTCAGTCTCAGGATTGAGAATACTCATACCTGCCAGTGGGTAGAGCATTTCCGCTGATGTTCTTCCGGCTTGTGCAGCGTGTTTGGCAGCCAGGCTAATCTGTTGTAAAACATCCTGCGGAGGTGTACTACCACTTTCGCAGGCTTCCCATGCCTGTTGGGCAAGCATATACATCCATGCTCTGGCCGACTCCAACTGCCCTGC
This window of the Porifericola rhodea genome carries:
- a CDS encoding FAD-dependent oxidoreductase; translation: MDRRSFIKNTSLLALGTGAVACTPAYMKIAEKQLNIMNSSRYLPKLRVSLDRVIKQTVGLRPYRSLGPRIEKEELGNKTLIHNYGHGGSGWSLSWGSAELAADLVASSSTKKVAVIGSGVIGLTTARMLQFRGYEVSIYTKEMAPNITSSKATGTWSPSHRLIDEDQISPEFYNKFKQMHSTSFRTYQNLLGLGDYVVWSDTYTIRNEAPPKREQSPKPDADKYAFMNVLPGTIALKAKEHPFRAKYVNKGASMVFNIPSLLKLYTDDFLRFGGEIKIKEFKSLEEIDALAESCIVNCSGIGAKQLTNDKHLQPISGQLAFVIPQQQIHYCINTKEAYTINRKDGIIVGGTHKVGSWDTMPSKEDTEKMVLAIQKVADEMYS
- a CDS encoding metallophosphoesterase, with the protein product MIQKKPLFSFGVIADVQYCSCEPAGVRYYRKSVQKLNECLQELNQHSLSFILDMGDLIDRDYSSFDDILEVYDQAKTRVYRSLGNHDFDVSDADKTKVSARLGMDKAAYYDFTYLGWRFIMLNGNEVSTYAHPAGSVEAQEAEQKLAQLKKQNAPNAQSWNGGISEQQLKWLALKLEEASQQMQKIIVCCHFPAYPKDPHNLWNDTEVQQLLSDTPQVVAYFNGHNHGGNYAQKDHVHYLNFKGMVDTASENTFAIADVYPDYLNIRGFGREDSRQLKFS
- a CDS encoding alpha/beta fold hydrolase, which produces MLSFLACSRAKENSGIVNSEHASSEVVEVIRNGLSFNYQSCGEGDTTLLLVHGWCIDQSYWSSQIEAFCGEYKVVSMELAGFSTIQEARKSWTIEEYGQDVIALIDYLALEHVVLVGHSMGGDIILEAALVRPEEIIGFVGVGNFKDVGEAYSEEDQEEIARFLEMLEKDFVNVAPA
- a CDS encoding alpha/beta fold hydrolase: MAYEVIDIHATGHYPMVEKPEEFNRLLRQVLAAMGAN
- a CDS encoding MATE family efflux transporter, producing the protein MRITKLLYHFRHALQGDYDNYTAGSIRQAIFYLAVPMILEMIMESLFAIVDIFFVGKLGVNAVATVGLTESVVTIVYSIGVGFSMAATAVISRRVGEKRLDKAAAAAFQVIVLGAIFSLTISISGYIYGGTVLELMGASPAVLSEGTRYTQIIFAGNISIMLLFIINGAFRGAGNAAIAMRTLWLANGINIVLDPLLIFGIGNIPGMGIEGAAWATTIGRSIGVLFQLYHLVKGSTRINITAQAVKLRWNTVKNIIKISSGGMGQFLIDSASWIFLTRIVSEFGSVALAGYTIAFRVVMFTLLPAWGLSNAAATMVGQNLGAKLPERAEKSVWYTARYNVYFLGFVSVLFLFTADIFVSWFSADEAVVAAGATALKIFCLGYIFFAFGMVIVQAFNGAGDTRTPTIINLGVLWVFQLPLSYLLAIQYNLGEMGVFITIAISHSLHALVSLWVFRKGKWKNMKV